In Formosa haliotis, the sequence AAAACCGGAATGATAAAAGTGAAAAAAGTAAAACTCAAAAAAAAGTAGACACTAAACTGAAGGTATTTATTAGAAATTCGCTTTTTTAAAAACTCGTTAGCCACCAGCAACATTATAAGGATAATAAAAAATGAAACGGTTTTTGTTAAAGACACACTTCTAGAAAAATAAATAACATAGGCACTAGACAAGGCCCCAAAAAAGAATTGAATAGCCAGAGGAAAATACTCTTGAAACTTATTGAGCATTGTATCTACCCACTTCCCGTCATCGGCTAAATTATAAAGATATAATGTAATGGTTAACGACGACATATGCAGGCACAACACCACCAAATCATAAGTTCTATCAATACGACCAAGCGTTAAGGTGTCGAAAATAAATCCGCCTATAAAAAAAAGCAGTGGCGTATACTTTTTATGTCTCACAATAAAATTCTGAAACTTACTATCCTTAAATTTAGCTATAGTATTATGCATTTTCACCCTTGTTTGTAATTCCCAAAACAGATAGTAACACTCCAACTAAACCTTCTAAAGAATTCTGCATGTAATATTTCATTTTTTTCTGTTGAAGCACGTGTAAACCCTTTCATTCTTACATCAATTTCAATCATCTATTTTTAATTGATAGTGTATTTAAATAGACTAAAGATTTAGCACACTTAGATAAACAAAGATATAAAACCTAAAAGTACATTTTTAACTCTAATCAATTTGATGCTTCGGCAGTCAGTTATCAGCCCTATTTAATCCTTAAAAATTATGTACTACATTGGCACAGATAATTATTTGTTTTAGAATAAAATTTCAGGCATTTAAGTTATATTTTAGATGAATAGAGTACTTCAGGTTACGCTTAAATAATTACATTTATATCGATAAATAATCGCATAAAAAATGGCTATAATTGGTAGTATTATAAAAGGTGTTATTCAACTAAAAGACACATTAACTCCAGAATCGAATCCTGTAGAAAATCAGAAATTGGTTTTAAAATCATTATTAGAAACCGCTAAAGACACTGCTTTTGGATCTCATTATAATTTTAGCGCTATTTTGCAAAGCGAAAATATAGCTAAAGCGTATGCCGACACCATACCTTATTTCGATTATAATAAAATTAACGACGAATGGTGGTATAGGTTACACGAAAACGAAACCGATATTACCTGGCCCGGAAATCCAGATTATTTTGCATTAAGTTCTGGAACTACCGGTAATTCTAGTAAGCGCATTCCTGTTACTAAAGAGATGATAGAATCTATTAGAAATGCAGGAATAGAACAAGTTTTTGCTCTTAACAATTTCGATTTACCGTCTGATTTCTTTGAAAAGGAAATCATGATGCTTGGAAGTTCTACCGACTTAATTGAAAAAGAGGACCACATGGAAGGAGAAATTAGTGGGATTAGTGCGAGTAATATTCCGTTTTGGTTTCGCGGGTATTACAAACCTGGAATAGAAATTTCAAAAATTGACGATTGGGACGAGCGCATACAACGCATCGCAGAAAATGCTAAAAATTGGGATATTGGCGCACTAAGCGGCATTCCCTCTTGGCTTGAACTCATGCTTAAAAAAGTTATCGATCATCACAATGCAAACGACATTCACGATGTTTGGCCAAATTTACAGGTTTACACTAGCGGAGGCGTAGCTTTCGAGCCTTACGAGAAAAGTTTTAACGCCTTAACCAAAAAGCCAATTACCGTAATTGATACCTACTTGGCTTCCGAAGGTTTTATAGCCTTTCAAGCACGACCGGAAACCTCAGCCATGCAATTGGTAACCGATAATGGTATTTATTTTGAATTTGTACCGTTTAAAGCGGAATACATTTTAGAAGATGGCTCTATAACTGCAGATGCTCCTTCAATTACTTTAGCCGATGTTAAACAAGATGAAGAGTATGTCCTTATTATAAGTACAGTGTCTGGAGCATGGCGTTATCTTATAGGAGACACTATAAAATTTACAGATGTAGAACGTGCCGAAATAAAAATTACAGGACGTACAAAATTCTTTTTAAACACTGTAGGGTCGCAGCTTTCTGTAAATAAAATGAATGATGCCTTACTCCATATTGAAGAAGCTTTTGGTATGAAAATTCCTGAATTTACTATTTGTGCGAAGCAATACGATGGCGATTTTTATCACAGTTGGTATTTAGGAACCGAAAACACAGATAAAGACGCCCAAAAAATAGCCGAAGCCATAGATTCTTATTTAAAAGACGCCAATAAAAATTATAAAGTAGCTCGATCTAAAGCTCTAAAAGGAGTAAAAGTAAACCTTATAAAACCAGAATTGTTTTACGATTGGAATGCTGAAAATAAAAAGAAAGGTGGCCAAGTAAAAATGGAACGTGTTATGAACGAAGACAAATTTGCTACTTGGGAATCTTTTATAAAAACTAAGTCTTAAATTAATCCGACGCTTCTTTTGCGTCACGCTCTTCAACAAGAATCATAATTTCTTCTGGCGATAAATAATATTTCCGCATTCTATTTTTATAGCTTTCGGGAATATTGGCATGATCGAGTATGAAATTTTTTGTCGCTATTATATATTTTTCCATACCATTTGAAATGGCATAAGAATCTGCCGTACGCTCGGCTTCTCTTAAATAGGAGTCTGAAAACAAATATTTAAAGCCAAATCCAATCAGTCCGAAAGCACTTCTGTTTTGATAATCTCTTACATGGCCTAATTCGTGCCCCAACCAGCCCACAATAATTTCAGAAGGAATATGCTTTGTAGAAAATTCACTACCGGTAATTTTTATTTTCTTACTAATAAAAATCACATACCTACGCTTCTTTCTATTTTTAAACAAACTCTTAAATTCGGGTTGCGCCTGCATCGTCGATTTTTTGATATCCTTTTTAAAACGGATAGCAATACTTACTTCGGCCAACTCCGGGTAAAAGGAAAAGGCCAATTTAGCCTCTTCTTGAATAGATTCTGGCACCGAATGATAATCGCTTAATAAAACTGTAGACATAGATTGTGATTGTAATAGAACAACTAAGGGTACTAAAATTACTTTTGAAAACAAAAACTCTAATCGTTTTCCTAATTTAGTTTGTCTCTTTTGGTGTGTCATCTTCAAGTGCTACGCCATTAAATCCTGCTGGAAAATCAAGTGTTCTAATTGGGAACGGAATGTTAATATCATGGGCATCAAAAGCAGATTTTACAGCTATAATAGCTTCAGATTTTGCTTTCGCCACCTCTAAGGCAGAGGTAGATTTTATCCAAAATCGCGTTTCAAAATTAATAGAGCTATCACCAAATTCTTTAAACATAAAAAGCACATCTTGTTTACTTTCTACAGCTTCAAAATGTTCCACGATTGTTTTTACAACCAAGTCTCTAACAAATTTTAAATCGCTATCGTAAGCCACGCCACAATCTAAAATAACTCGAGATTGCGAAGTACTAGAAAAGTTTTTAATCGGGTTTTCAACGACCATTTTATTTGGCATGTATACCAGATTATTATCGGCTTGTTTTAAAGTTACCGATCGCAAATCAATATTAACAACTTCACCTTCTACGCCGTTAGTTTCAACCCAATCTCCAAATTTTATAAAATGTACATACGATAAAATAACACCCGAATAAAAGTTTGCTAAAGCGCCCTGTAGAGCCAAACCAACAGCTAAACCTACAACTCCAGCACCCGCCAACACTGTTTTTAGGGCATCATCTAAATTTAATATCCCCAATACGATAAACAGCCCTAACATGATTACGACAGCAGAAACCAATCTAGAAATTAAATGCTTCATTGATTTTTGAAGCTTAGTACGATCTAGTAATTTTAAAATTAATTTATCTACATATTTAGATAAGAATAATACAAGTAAAAATACGAGCAAGGCTATTATAAAATTAGGCAACCCTAATACTAAATCTTCAAACCAAGCATCTAATTTTCCCAGCATTTTGTTCCATGCCTGAATCATTTTATCCTTCATAAATCGTTTTTACTTTAAATTTTTACCTTCATAATATACTAAAAATAGTGCAAACCCATTTCATTTTTAGCCGTGCTTTATATTAATTAAAATACCCCAACTCATTTAAACAATTCAACCTTCTTAAAACCAGATAAATACACTAACAACACTGCGCTTCAAACCCCGATCTATCAAACAAAAACACAGTTAAAATAAAGCATGTTAAAATTATAAGGAACTTTAAATTTAATTTAATTGTTATTAAGTTTGCATTGCTTTTCGATAGCCAAACTCAATTAAAATGAATCTACTTCGCCCCCTTAAAAGTCTTATACTTTTCTTTTTTATTTTATTGCCTTTACTTGAATTACATGCTCAAACTGAAGAAGAGCCCTTAAAAAAGAGGCCCAAAATTGGTGTAGTTTTAAGTGGTGGTGGCGCCAAAGGCATGGCTCATATCGGGGTTTTAAAAGCCTTGGAGGAAGCTGGCATTTATCCGGATTATATTACAGGAACCAGTATGGGTAGTATAGTGGGTGGATTATATGCTATAGGCTGGACACCAGAGAATATTGAGACTATGGCCAATAAAATAGATTGGAATTTTGTGCTATCCAACAATATTTTACTTAATAAAGTAGCCTTCGAAGAAAAAGACTTTTACGGCCGATACCTCGCCGAATTTCCTATACGTGGTAAAAAGATAACCCTCCCTCAAGGTGCGATAGAAGGACAGGAATTAACTTTACTGTTAAGCAAAATTACAAGAGAAGCCCATAGTGTAAAAGATTTTAACGATTTCCCTACCCCGTTTGCTTGTGTTGCCACAAACATAGAAACCGGAGAGCCCGAAATTTTAAATTCAGGCTCCTTACCCGAAGCCTTAAGAGCGAGTATGTCTATACCGTCTATTTTTACTCCCATGGAAATAGGAGACAAACTTTATGTGGATGGCGGATTAACAAGAAACTTTCCTGTTCAAGAGGTTTTAGATATGGGTGCAGATATCGTGATAGGTGTTTTTGTTAGTACAGATTTAAACAAAAAAGACAAGTTACAGTCTATGATTTCAGTTTTATCGCAATCGGCTTTTGTGATGAGTGTTCACGACTCCAACAAACAAAAGAAACTTGTAGATATACTTATTGAACCAGAATTAGGCGATTATTCTACCGGTAGTTTTAAAAACACACCCGAAATTATAGAAATAGGTGATAAAACAGGAGAAAAATATTTACCTGTTTTTAAAAAACTCGCCGACTCTTTACGTCCGTTTGGTTTACGAAAAAAACCAGAACCCCTTCCTTACAAAGAAAGCTACGACATTAAAGAAATTATTGTAAAAGGCAACGAAAACATCCCCATAGATCTTATTTTAGGAAAAATGGATATTCAGCCAAATACAAATATTTCTATAGATGATTTAGAAGAAAAAATTGTGATGCTGTATGGTACGCAGTATTTTTCTAAAATTGTATATACCATAGAAAACGACAACAAACTTATTTTAAAAGTTAAGGAAGCCCCTAAGGGAGCTGTAAAAATTGCTGGACATTACGACTCCGACAACTACGCGAGCTTACTATTTAATCTTACCCTAAGAAATATGTTACTTCCAAATTCCAGGTTTGTTACCGAAATTAATTTCGCTCAGAACCCCGGTGCACGTTTAAACTATTTGAAATATGTGGGAGAAAAACAAAATCTAGGAATTACCTTGGGTTCTACAATATTTAAATCGGAAGTGCCATCTTACTCCGATATTAATCACAACAATAATATTGAAATAACTAGAACGGGACTTCTTAACCAATTAACATGGTTTAGCCATATTGGGGTTCAATCAACTTACAATACCAATCGTTCCGCCGGTGTTTTATTAGGCTATAATTTTGAACGTTTTACTCCAGAAATTACCGATCAAGTCTCTGAAGGCGATGGAAACGAAATTGCCATAGACGTTTATAAAAGTAAGGAATTTAATCTTCAGGCTTTTTACACCATAAATACTCTAAATAAATTATACTTTCCTACCAAGGGTATCTTTTTTGATGCTCGGTTAAATTATTATTTCGGTAGACATTTCGACATTGA encodes:
- a CDS encoding GH3 family domain-containing protein; this translates as MAIIGSIIKGVIQLKDTLTPESNPVENQKLVLKSLLETAKDTAFGSHYNFSAILQSENIAKAYADTIPYFDYNKINDEWWYRLHENETDITWPGNPDYFALSSGTTGNSSKRIPVTKEMIESIRNAGIEQVFALNNFDLPSDFFEKEIMMLGSSTDLIEKEDHMEGEISGISASNIPFWFRGYYKPGIEISKIDDWDERIQRIAENAKNWDIGALSGIPSWLELMLKKVIDHHNANDIHDVWPNLQVYTSGGVAFEPYEKSFNALTKKPITVIDTYLASEGFIAFQARPETSAMQLVTDNGIYFEFVPFKAEYILEDGSITADAPSITLADVKQDEEYVLIISTVSGAWRYLIGDTIKFTDVERAEIKITGRTKFFLNTVGSQLSVNKMNDALLHIEEAFGMKIPEFTICAKQYDGDFYHSWYLGTENTDKDAQKIAEAIDSYLKDANKNYKVARSKALKGVKVNLIKPELFYDWNAENKKKGGQVKMERVMNEDKFATWESFIKTKS
- a CDS encoding mechanosensitive ion channel family protein, with the translated sequence MKDKMIQAWNKMLGKLDAWFEDLVLGLPNFIIALLVFLLVLFLSKYVDKLILKLLDRTKLQKSMKHLISRLVSAVVIMLGLFIVLGILNLDDALKTVLAGAGVVGLAVGLALQGALANFYSGVILSYVHFIKFGDWVETNGVEGEVVNIDLRSVTLKQADNNLVYMPNKMVVENPIKNFSSTSQSRVILDCGVAYDSDLKFVRDLVVKTIVEHFEAVESKQDVLFMFKEFGDSSINFETRFWIKSTSALEVAKAKSEAIIAVKSAFDAHDINIPFPIRTLDFPAGFNGVALEDDTPKETN
- a CDS encoding patatin-like phospholipase family protein codes for the protein MNLLRPLKSLILFFFILLPLLELHAQTEEEPLKKRPKIGVVLSGGGAKGMAHIGVLKALEEAGIYPDYITGTSMGSIVGGLYAIGWTPENIETMANKIDWNFVLSNNILLNKVAFEEKDFYGRYLAEFPIRGKKITLPQGAIEGQELTLLLSKITREAHSVKDFNDFPTPFACVATNIETGEPEILNSGSLPEALRASMSIPSIFTPMEIGDKLYVDGGLTRNFPVQEVLDMGADIVIGVFVSTDLNKKDKLQSMISVLSQSAFVMSVHDSNKQKKLVDILIEPELGDYSTGSFKNTPEIIEIGDKTGEKYLPVFKKLADSLRPFGLRKKPEPLPYKESYDIKEIIVKGNENIPIDLILGKMDIQPNTNISIDDLEEKIVMLYGTQYFSKIVYTIENDNKLILKVKEAPKGAVKIAGHYDSDNYASLLFNLTLRNMLLPNSRFVTEINFAQNPGARLNYLKYVGEKQNLGITLGSTIFKSEVPSYSDINHNNNIEITRTGLLNQLTWFSHIGVQSTYNTNRSAGVLLGYNFERFTPEITDQVSEGDGNEIAIDVYKSKEFNLQAFYTINTLNKLYFPTKGIFFDARLNYYFGRHFDIEIDEFNGDGFDLNLTPEAIWKIETNFGGALKLTRNLTYLGNARLVMNNGTSELENFSQNTFIGGFAPRGLYVQPFWGIDSKYISASNFFFAESQLQWNFKTNFYLNFGVNYLDLENPMQWIKDDIIITDADYQRQFGFMATASYFSIIGPISVGVSKGQHHKGIQGFISIGYAPKY